In Escherichia ruysiae, a genomic segment contains:
- the ytfQ gene encoding galactofuranose ABC transporter substrate-binding protein YtfQ: MWKRLLVVSAVSAAMSSMVLAAPLTVGFSQVGSESGWRAAETNVAKSEAEKRGITLKIADGQQKQENQIKAVRSFVAQGVDAIFIAPVVATGWEPVLKEAKDAEIPVFLLDRSIDVKDKSLYMTTVTADNILEGKLIGDWLVKEVNGKPCNVVELQGTVGASVAIDRKKGFAEAIKNAPNIKIIRSQSGDFTRSKGKEVMESFIKAENNGKNICMVYAHNDDMVIGAIQAIKEAGLKPGKDILTGSIDGVPDIYKAMIDGEANASVELTPNMAGPAFDALEKYKKDGTMPEKLTLTKSTLYLPDTAKEELEKKKNMGY, from the coding sequence ATGTGGAAACGCTTACTTGTAGTCTCTGCAGTCTCGGCAGCCATGTCGTCTATGGTGTTGGCCGCTCCATTAACCGTAGGATTTTCGCAGGTCGGATCAGAATCCGGCTGGCGCGCCGCAGAAACCAACGTGGCGAAAAGTGAGGCCGAAAAACGCGGTATCACGCTGAAAATTGCCGATGGTCAGCAAAAGCAGGAAAACCAGATTAAAGCGGTACGTTCCTTTGTTGCACAAGGGGTAGATGCAATCTTTATTGCTCCAGTGGTGGCGACGGGTTGGGAACCGGTATTAAAAGAGGCGAAAGATGCCGAAATTCCGGTCTTTTTGCTCGACCGTTCCATCGACGTGAAAGACAAATCTCTCTATATGACCACCGTTACTGCCGACAACATTCTGGAAGGCAAGTTGATTGGTGACTGGCTGGTGAAAGAGGTCAACGGTAAACCATGTAACGTGGTTGAGTTGCAGGGTACTGTTGGGGCAAGTGTTGCCATCGACCGTAAAAAAGGCTTTGCCGAAGCTATTAAGAATGCGCCAAACATCAAAATCATCCGCTCACAGTCCGGTGACTTCACCCGCAGTAAAGGCAAAGAAGTTATGGAGAGCTTTATCAAAGCGGAAAACAACGGCAAAAATATCTGCATGGTTTACGCCCATAACGACGACATGGTGATTGGTGCAATTCAGGCAATTAAAGAAGCGGGCCTGAAACCGGGTAAAGATATCCTCACGGGTTCCATTGACGGCGTACCGGATATCTACAAAGCGATGATTGATGGCGAAGCGAACGCCAGCGTTGAACTGACGCCGAATATGGCAGGCCCCGCTTTTGATGCGCTGGAGAAATACAAAAAAGACGGCACTATGCCTGAAAAGTTGACCCTGACCAAATCCACCCTTTACCTGCCTGATACTGCAAAAGAAGAGTTAGAGAAGAAGAAAAATATGGGGTATTGA
- the ppa gene encoding inorganic diphosphatase: MSLLNVPAGKDLPEDIYVVIEIPANADPIKYEIDKESGALFVDRFMSTAMFYPCNYGYINHTLSLDGDPVDVLVPTPYPLQPGSVIRCRPVGVLKMTDEAGEDAKLVAVPHSKLSKEYDHIKDVNDLPELLKAQIAHFFEHYKDLEKGKWVKVDGWDNAEAAKAEIVASFERAKNK, from the coding sequence ATGAGCTTACTCAACGTCCCTGCGGGTAAAGATCTGCCGGAAGACATCTACGTTGTTATCGAAATCCCGGCTAACGCAGATCCGATCAAATACGAAATCGACAAAGAGAGCGGCGCACTGTTCGTTGACCGCTTCATGTCCACCGCGATGTTCTATCCGTGCAACTACGGTTACATCAACCACACCCTGTCTCTGGACGGTGATCCGGTTGACGTACTGGTTCCGACTCCGTACCCGCTGCAGCCGGGTTCTGTGATCCGTTGCCGTCCGGTTGGCGTTCTGAAAATGACCGACGAAGCCGGTGAAGATGCGAAACTGGTTGCTGTTCCGCACAGCAAGCTGAGCAAAGAATACGATCACATCAAAGACGTTAACGATCTGCCGGAACTGCTGAAGGCTCAGATCGCTCACTTCTTCGAGCACTACAAAGACCTCGAAAAAGGCAAATGGGTTAAAGTTGACGGCTGGGATAACGCCGAAGCCGCTAAAGCTGAAATCGTTGCTTCCTTCGAGCGCGCAAAGAATAAATAA
- a CDS encoding type II toxin-antitoxin system ChpB family toxin, whose translation MVKKSEFERGDIVLVGFDPASGHEQQGAGRPALVLSVQAFNQLGMTLVAPITQGGNFARYAGFSVPLHCEEGDVYGVVLVNQVRMMDLRACQAKRIGLAADEVVEDVLLRLQAVIE comes from the coding sequence ATGGTAAAGAAAAGTGAATTTGAACGGGGAGACATTGTGCTGGTCGGCTTTGATCCAGCAAGCGGCCATGAACAGCAAGGTGCTGGTCGGCCTGCGCTTGTGCTCTCCGTTCAAGCCTTTAATCAACTGGGAATGACGTTGGTTGCTCCCATTACTCAGGGCGGAAATTTTGCCCGTTATGCCGGATTTAGCGTTCCGTTACATTGCGAAGAAGGCGATGTGTATGGCGTAGTATTGGTGAATCAGGTACGAATGATGGATTTACGCGCCTGTCAGGCAAAACGTATTGGTCTGGCTGCGGACGAGGTGGTGGAAGACGTGTTATTACGTTTGCAGGCGGTGATAGAATAA
- the chpS gene encoding type II toxin-antitoxin system antitoxin ChpS, whose product MRITIKKWGNSAGMVIPNIVMKELNLQPGQSVEAQVSNNQLILTPISRRYSLDELLMQCDMNAPELSEQDVWGKSTPAGDEIW is encoded by the coding sequence ATGCGTATAACCATAAAAAAATGGGGGAACAGTGCAGGTATGGTCATTCCCAATATTGTGATGAAAGAGCTTAACTTGCAGCCGGGGCAGAGCGTTGAGGCACAGGTGAGCAACAATCAACTGATTCTGACCCCCATCTCCAGGCGCTACTCGCTTGATGAACTGCTGATGCAGTGCGACATGAACGCCCCGGAACTTAGCGAGCAGGATGTCTGGGGTAAATCCACCCCTGCGGGTGACGAAATATGGTAA
- a CDS encoding gamma-glutamylcyclotransferase family protein: MRIFVYGSLRHKQGNSHWMTNAQLLGDFSIDNYQLYSLGHYPGAVPGNGTVHGEVYRIDNATLAELDALRTRGGEYARQLIQTPYGSAWMYVYQRPVDGLTLIESGDWLDRDKS, encoded by the coding sequence ATGCGAATATTTGTCTACGGCAGTTTACGTCACAAACAAGGCAACAGCCACTGGATGACCAATGCCCAGTTGCTGGGCGATTTCAGTATCGATAACTATCAACTGTACAGCCTGGGCCACTATCCAGGCGCAGTTCCGGGCAACGGAACGGTACACGGTGAAGTTTATCGTATTGACAACGCCACGCTGGCCGAACTTGATGCCTTGCGCACCAGGGGCGGTGAATACGCGCGCCAGTTGATTCAGACGCCGTACGGGAGTGCATGGATGTACGTTTATCAACGACCCGTCGATGGATTAACGCTGATTGAAAGCGGCGACTGGTTAGACAGGGATAAGTCATAA
- the tamB gene encoding autotransporter assembly complex protein TamB, whose translation MSLWKKISLGAVVVLLLLLGSVAFLVGTTSGLHLVFKAADRWVPGLDIGKVTGGWSDLTLSDVRYEQPGVAVKAGNLHLAVGLECLWDSSVCINDLALKDIQVNIDSKKMPPSEQVEEEEDSGPLDLSTPYPITLTRVALDNVNIKIDDTTVSVMDFTSGLNWQEKTLTLKPTSLKGLLIALPKVAEVAQEEVVEPKIENPQPDEKPLGETLKDLFSRPVLPEMTDVHLPLNLNIEEFKGEQLRVTGDTDITVRTMLLKVSSIDGNTKLDALDIDSNQGIVNASGTAQLSGNWPVDITLNSTLNVEPLKGEKVKLKVGGALREQLEIGVNLSGQVDMDLRAQTRLAEAGLPLNVEVNSKQLYWPFTGEKQYQADDLKLKLTGKMTDYTLSMRTAVKGQEIPPATITLDAKGNEQQVNLDKLTVAALEGKTELKALLDWQQAISWRGELTLNGINTAKEFPDWPSKLNGLIKTRGSLYGGTWQMDVPELKLTGNVKQNKVNVDGTLKGNSYMQWMIPGLHLELGSNSAEVKGELGVKDLNLDATINAPGLDNALPGLGGTAKGLVKVRGTVDAPQLLADITARSLRWQELSVAQVRVEGDIKSTDQIAGKLDVRVEQISQPDVNINLVTLNAKGSEKQHELQLRIQGEPVSGQLNLAGSFDRKEERWKGTLSNTRFQTPVGPWSLSRDIALDYRNQEQKVSIGPHCWVNPNAELCVPQTIDAGAEGRAVVNLNRFDLAMLKPFMPETTQASGIFTGKADVAWDTTKEGLPQGSITLSGRNVQVTQTVNDAALPVAFQTLNLTAELRNNRAELGWTIRLTNNGQFDGQVQVTDPQGRRNLGGNVNIRNFNLAMVNPIFTRGEKAAGMVSANLRLGGDVQSPQLFGQLQVTGVDIDGNFMPFDMQPSQLAVNFNGMRSTLAGTVRTQQGDIYLNGDADWSQIENWRARVTAKGSKVRITVPPMVRMDVSPDVVFEATPSLFTLDGRVDVPWARIVVHDLPESAVGVSSDVVMLNDNLQPEEAKTASIPINSNLIVHVGNNVRIDAFGLKARLTGDLNVVQDKQGLGLNGQINIPEGRFHAYGQDLIVRKGELLFSGPPDQPYLNIEAIRNPDATEDDVIAGVRVTGLADEPKAEIFSDPAMSQQAALSYLLRGQGLESDQSDSAAMTSMLIGLGVAQSGQIVGKIGETFGVSNLALDTEGVGDSSQVVVSGYVLPGLQVKYGVGIFDSIATLTLRYRLMPKLYLEAVSGVDQALDLLYQFEF comes from the coding sequence ATGAGTTTATGGAAAAAAATCAGCCTCGGCGCGGTTGTCGTCCTCTTACTGTTGCTGGGATCGGTGGCATTTCTGGTGGGCACCACCAGTGGTTTGCATCTGGTATTTAAAGCGGCAGATCGCTGGGTGCCAGGGCTGGATATCGGTAAGGTGACCGGCGGCTGGAGCGACCTTACTCTGTCTGACGTTCGTTATGAGCAGCCAGGTGTGGCGGTTAAAGCGGGTAATCTGCATCTGGCGGTTGGGCTGGAGTGCCTGTGGGACAGCAGCGTTTGTATTAATGACCTGGCGCTGAAAGACATTCAGGTCAATATAGACAGCAAAAAAATGCCCCCTTCAGAGCAGGTTGAAGAAGAGGAAGACAGCGGCCCGCTGGATCTCTCCACGCCGTATCCCATCACCCTGACGCGGGTGGCGCTGGATAACGTCAATATCAAAATTGATGACACCACGGTGTCGGTGATGGACTTCACCTCCGGTCTGAACTGGCAGGAGAAAACCCTGACCCTGAAACCGACATCGCTGAAAGGCCTGCTGATTGCCTTGCCGAAAGTGGCGGAAGTGGCGCAGGAAGAAGTCGTTGAACCGAAAATTGAAAATCCGCAGCCGGATGAAAAACCGCTCGGCGAAACGCTGAAAGATCTCTTTTCTCGCCCGGTATTGCCGGAAATGACCGACGTGCATTTGCCGCTCAACCTGAATATTGAAGAGTTTAAGGGCGAGCAATTGCGCGTGACGGGCGACACGGACATCACCGTGCGCACCATGCTGCTGAAAGTGAGCAGTATTGACGGCAATACCAAACTGGACGCGCTGGATATCGACTCTAACCAGGGGATCGTTAACGCCAGCGGTACGGCGCAGCTGTCCGGTAACTGGCCGGTGGATATCACCCTCAACAGCACACTGAACGTGGAGCCGTTGAAGGGTGAAAAAGTGAAGCTGAAAGTGGGCGGTGCGCTGCGCGAACAACTGGAGATTGGCGTTAACCTTTCTGGTCAGGTGGATATGGATCTGCGTGCTCAGACGCGGCTGGCGGAGGCTGGACTGCCGCTCAATGTCGAAGTCAACAGCAAGCAACTTTACTGGCCGTTTACCGGCGAGAAACAGTATCAGGCGGACGATCTGAAACTGAAACTCACCGGCAAAATGACCGATTACACGCTCTCTATGCGCACGGCAGTGAAGGGACAGGAGATCCCGCCAGCCACCATTACCCTCGATGCGAAAGGTAATGAACAGCAGGTGAATCTCGACAAACTCACCGTCGCGGCGCTGGAAGGGAAAACTGAGTTGAAAGCGTTGCTCGACTGGCAGCAGGCGATTAGCTGGCGTGGTGAGTTAACGCTTAACGGCATTAACACCGCGAAAGAGTTTCCGGACTGGCCGTCGAAACTCAATGGTTTAATCAAAACGCGCGGCAGCCTGTACGGCGGCACCTGGCAGATGGACGTGCCGGAGTTGAAGCTGACTGGTAACGTTAAACAGAACAAAGTGAACGTTGACGGTACGCTGAAAGGCAACAGTTATATGCAGTGGATGATCCCTGGTCTGCATCTGGAACTGGGATCTAACAGTGCCGAAGTGAAAGGTGAACTGGGAGTAAAAGATCTCAATCTTGATGCCACGATCAACGCGCCGGGTCTGGATAACGCGCTGCCAGGGCTGGGCGGTACAGCGAAAGGGTTGGTGAAGGTTCGCGGTACGGTGGACGCGCCGCAGTTGCTGGCGGATATCACCGCGCGCAGCCTGCGCTGGCAGGAACTCTCCGTGGCGCAGGTTCGCGTGGAAGGCGATATAAAATCCACCGATCAGATTGCGGGTAAACTCGATGTGCGCGTTGAGCAAATTTCGCAGCCGGATGTGAATATCAACCTCGTCACCCTGAATGCGAAAGGCAGCGAAAAGCAGCACGAGCTACAACTGCGGATTCAGGGCGAGCCGGTTTCCGGACAGCTCAATCTGGCGGGCAGTTTTGATCGCAAAGAAGAACGCTGGAAGGGAACGCTGAGTAATACCCGCTTCCAGACGCCAGTCGGCCCGTGGTCGCTGTCCCGCGATATTGCGCTGGATTACCGCAATCAGGAGCAAAAAGTCAGCATCGGGCCGCACTGCTGGGTAAACCCGAACGCGGAACTGTGCGTGCCGCAAACCATTGATGCCGGGGCTGAAGGGCGTGCGGTGGTGAATCTCAATCGTTTCGACCTGGCCATGCTGAAACCGTTTATGCCGGAAACCACTCAGGCAAGCGGCATCTTTACAGGTAAAGCAGACGTTGCCTGGGACACCACCAAAGAAGGGCTGCCGCAGGGTAGCATCACCCTTTCCGGGCGTAACGTGCAGGTGACGCAAACTGTCAACGACGCGGCGCTGCCGGTGGCGTTTCAGACACTGAATCTGACGGCGGAACTGCGCAACAACCGCGCTGAACTGGGCTGGACCATCCGCCTGACTAATAATGGTCAGTTCGATGGTCAGGTGCAGGTGACCGATCCACAAGGCCGCCGCAATCTCGGTGGCAACGTCAACATCCGCAACTTTAACCTCGCGATGGTAAACCCCATCTTTACGCGTGGGGAAAAAGCGGCGGGGATGGTGAGTGCTAATTTACGTCTGGGCGGTGATGTACAAAGCCCGCAGCTCTTTGGTCAGCTCCAGGTTACGGGTGTGGATATCGATGGCAACTTTATGCCGTTTGATATGCAGCCGAGCCAGCTTGCGGTCAACTTTAACGGTATGCGCTCGACGCTTGCGGGCACCGTGCGAACCCAGCAGGGTGACATTTACCTGAACGGGGATGCAGACTGGAGTCAGATTGAAAACTGGCGCGCGCGGGTGACGGCAAAAGGCAGTAAGGTGCGGATCACCGTACCGCCGATGGTGCGTATGGATGTGTCGCCAGATGTCGTATTCGAAGCCACACCAAGCCTGTTTACCCTTGATGGTCGCGTTGATGTACCGTGGGCGCGCATTGTGGTGCACGATCTGCCAGAAAGTGCGGTGGGCGTCTCCAGCGATGTCGTGATGCTCAACGATAACCTACAACCGGAGGAGGCGAAAACTGCGTCGATTCCGATTAACAGCAACCTGATTGTCCACGTCGGCAACAATGTGCGCATTGATGCCTTTGGCCTGAAAGCGCGGCTGACGGGCGATCTCAATGTCGTACAGGACAAACAGGGACTGGGGCTGAACGGACAGATCAACATTCCGGAAGGTCGCTTCCATGCCTATGGTCAGGATCTGATCGTTCGCAAAGGCGAGTTGCTGTTCTCTGGTCCACCGGATCAACCGTATCTTAATATCGAAGCAATTCGTAACCCGGATGCTACAGAAGACGACGTAATCGCCGGTGTTCGCGTCACCGGACTGGCGGATGAACCGAAAGCGGAGATCTTCTCTGACCCGGCGATGTCGCAACAGGCTGCGTTGTCTTACTTGTTGCGTGGACAAGGGCTGGAAAGCGATCAGAGCGACAGCGCGGCGATGACCTCGATGCTGATTGGTCTGGGGGTTGCACAAAGTGGTCAGATTGTGGGTAAAATCGGCGAGACATTTGGCGTAAGTAATTTAGCTCTCGACACCGAGGGAGTAGGCGACTCCTCCCAGGTGGTGGTCAGCGGCTATGTATTACCAGGTCTACAAGTGAAATACGGCGTGGGGATATTTGACTCTATAGCAACACTCACGTTACGTTATCGCCTGATGCCAAAGCTATATCTGGAAGCCGTGTCTGGTGTAGATCAGGCACTGGATTTGCTCTATCAGTTCGAGTTTTAG
- the tamA gene encoding autotransporter assembly complex protein TamA, which yields MRYIRQLCCVSLLCFGGSAIAANVRLQVEGLSGQLEKNVRAQLSTIESDEVTPDRRFRARVDDAIREGLKALGYYQPTIEFDLRPPPKKGRQVLIAKVTPGVPILIGGTDVVLRGGARTDKDYLKLLDTRPAIGTVLNQGDYENFKKSLTSIALRKGYFDSEFTKAQLGIALGLHKAYWDIDYNSGERYRFGHVTFEGSQIRDEYLQNLVPFKEGDEYESKDLAELNRRLSATGWFNSVVVAPQFDKARETKVLPLTGVVSPRTENTIETGVGYSTDVGPRVKATWKKPWMNSYGHSLTTSTSISAPEQTLDFSYKMPLLKNPLEQYYLVQGGFKRTDLNDTESDSTTLVASRYWDLSSGWQRAINLRWSLDHFTQGEITNTTMLFYPGVMISRTRSRGGLMPTWGDSQRYSIDYSNTAWGSDVDFSVFQAQNVWIRTLYDRHRFVTRGTLGWIETGDFDKVPPDLRFFAGGDRSIRGYKYKSIAPKYANGDLKGASKLITGSLEYQYNVTGKWWGAVFVDSGEAVSDIRRSDFKTGTGVGVRWESPVGPIKLDFAVPVADKDEHGLQFYIGLGPEL from the coding sequence GTGCGCTATATCCGACAGTTATGTTGTGTAAGCTTACTCTGCTTTGGTGGTTCTGCTATCGCCGCGAACGTCCGTCTACAGGTCGAAGGGTTATCAGGACAGCTGGAAAAAAATGTTCGTGCACAGCTTTCTACGATTGAAAGTGATGAAGTGACGCCAGACCGGCGATTTCGCGCGCGTGTCGATGATGCCATCCGCGAAGGCCTGAAGGCGCTGGGCTATTACCAGCCGACCATTGAATTTGATCTCCGACCACCGCCAAAGAAAGGGCGACAGGTTTTGATCGCCAAAGTCACGCCCGGCGTACCCATTTTGATTGGCGGCACCGATGTTGTGCTGCGCGGTGGTGCACGGACCGATAAAGACTATTTGAAGTTGCTCGATACTCGCCCGGCTATAGGCACGGTGCTGAATCAGGGTGACTACGAAAATTTCAAAAAGTCCTTAACCAGCATCGCGTTGCGCAAAGGCTATTTCGATAGTGAATTTACCAAAGCCCAGTTGGGTATTGCACTTGGCTTGCATAAAGCCTATTGGGATATTGATTACAACAGTGGCGAACGCTACCGCTTTGGGCATGTGACCTTCGAAGGCTCACAGATCCGCGATGAGTATCTGCAAAACCTTGTTCCGTTTAAAGAAGGTGATGAATACGAGTCAAAAGACCTGGCAGAGCTGAACCGCCGTCTCTCCGCCACTGGTTGGTTTAACTCGGTGGTGGTCGCACCGCAGTTTGATAAAGCGCGAGAAACAAAAGTATTGCCGCTTACCGGCGTCGTTTCGCCGCGCACGGAAAATACGATTGAAACCGGGGTAGGGTACTCAACGGACGTAGGTCCACGTGTTAAAGCGACGTGGAAAAAGCCGTGGATGAACTCTTACGGTCACAGCCTGACCACCAGCACAAGTATCTCTGCACCGGAACAGACTCTCGACTTTAGCTATAAAATGCCGCTGCTTAAGAACCCGCTGGAACAATATTATCTGGTACAGGGCGGTTTTAAGCGCACCGATCTGAACGATACGGAATCCGACTCTACAACTCTGGTGGCCTCCCGTTATTGGGATCTCTCCAGCGGCTGGCAGCGCGCCATTAACTTACGCTGGAGTCTTGACCACTTTACCCAGGGTGAAATTACCAACACCACGATGCTGTTTTATCCAGGCGTGATGATTAGCCGCACGCGTTCACGCGGCGGCCTGATGCCGACCTGGGGCGACTCGCAACGCTACTCAATCGACTATTCAAACACGGCCTGGGGCTCGGACGTCGATTTCTCTGTGTTTCAGGCGCAAAACGTCTGGATACGCACACTCTACGATCGCCATCGTTTTGTCACGCGCGGCACGTTGGGCTGGATTGAAACGGGTGACTTCGACAAAGTGCCGCCTGATCTGCGTTTCTTTGCCGGGGGTGACCGTAGCATTCGCGGCTATAAATACAAATCTATTGCGCCGAAATACGCCAATGGTGACCTGAAAGGGGCATCAAAACTGATAACCGGATCGCTGGAGTATCAGTACAACGTGACCGGAAAATGGTGGGGCGCGGTGTTTGTCGATAGCGGCGAAGCGGTAAGCGATATTCGCCGCAGTGACTTTAAAACTGGCACCGGGGTTGGCGTGCGCTGGGAATCGCCAGTCGGGCCGATCAAGCTCGATTTCGCCGTTCCGGTCGCTGACAAAGACGAGCATGGTTTACAGTTTTACATCGGTCTGGGGCCAGAATTATGA
- the msrA gene encoding peptide-methionine (S)-S-oxide reductase MsrA, translated as MSLFDKKHLVSPADALPGRNTPMPVATLNAVNGHSMTNVPDGMEIAIFAMGCFWGVERLFWQLPGVYSTAAGYTGGYTPNPTYREVCSGDTGHAEAVRVVYDPSVISYEQLLQVFWENHDPAQGMRQGNDHGTQYRSAIYPLTPEQDAAARASLERFQAAMLAADDDRHITTEIANATPFYYAEDDHQQYLHKNPYGYCGIGGIGVCLPPEA; from the coding sequence ATGAGTTTATTTGATAAAAAGCATCTGGTTTCCCCCGCCGATGCCCTTCCTGGACGTAATACCCCGATGCCCGTAGCCACGTTGAATGCAGTCAACGGTCACTCAATGACAAATGTGCCTGACGGAATGGAAATCGCCATTTTTGCTATGGGCTGTTTCTGGGGCGTGGAACGCCTTTTCTGGCAACTTCCCGGTGTTTACAGCACCGCCGCAGGTTATACCGGCGGCTACACGCCAAACCCGACTTATCGGGAAGTGTGTTCTGGTGATACCGGCCACGCCGAAGCGGTACGCGTGGTTTACGATCCGTCAGTGATCAGCTACGAACAACTGTTACAAGTATTCTGGGAGAATCACGATCCCGCACAAGGGATGCGTCAGGGCAATGACCATGGCACGCAGTATCGTTCCGCGATTTATCCGCTAACACCAGAACAGGATGCTGCCGCCCGCGCCAGTCTGGAACGTTTCCAGGCCGCGATGCTTGCCGCCGATGACGATCGTCACATCACCACGGAAATCGCTAACGCGACACCGTTTTATTATGCCGAAGATGACCACCAGCAATATCTGCATAAAAACCCGTATGGTTATTGCGGAATTGGTGGGATCGGCGTTTGCCTGCCGCCTGAAGCGTAG
- a CDS encoding hemolysin family protein encodes MLNSILVILCLIAVSAFFSISEISLAASRKIKLKLLADEGNINAQRVLDMQENPGMFFTVVQIGLNAVAILGGIVGDAAFSPAFNSLFSRYISAELSEQLSFILSFSLVTGMFILFADLTPKRIGMIAPEAVALRIINPMRFCLFVCTPLVWFFNGLANMIFRIFKLPMVRKDDITSDDIYAVVEAGALAGVLRKQEHELIENVFELESRTVPSSMTPRENVIWFDLHEDEQSLKNKVAEHPHSKFLVCNEDIDHIIGYVDSKDLLNRVLANQSLALNSGVQIRNTLIVPDTLTLSEALESFKAAGEDFAVIMNEYALVVGIITLNDVMTTLMGDLVGQGLEEQIVARDENSWLIDGGTPIDDVMRVLDIDEFPQSGNYETIGGFMMFMLRKIPKRTDSVKFSGYKFEVVDIDNYRIDQLLVTRIDSKATALSPKLPDAKDKEESVA; translated from the coding sequence ATGTTAAACAGTATTTTAGTCATACTCTGCTTGATCGCTGTGAGTGCGTTCTTCTCGATATCCGAGATCTCGCTTGCCGCCTCACGCAAAATCAAACTTAAACTGCTGGCTGATGAAGGCAATATAAACGCCCAGCGCGTTCTGGATATGCAGGAAAATCCCGGCATGTTCTTTACCGTGGTGCAAATTGGTCTGAACGCGGTGGCAATACTCGGCGGTATCGTCGGTGATGCGGCGTTCTCTCCGGCTTTTAATAGCCTGTTCTCCCGCTATATATCGGCGGAACTCTCTGAGCAACTGAGCTTTATTCTCTCTTTCTCGTTAGTGACTGGCATGTTTATTCTGTTTGCGGATTTAACCCCGAAACGCATCGGTATGATTGCGCCAGAAGCTGTGGCTTTGCGTATCATCAACCCGATGCGCTTCTGCCTGTTCGTCTGCACCCCTCTGGTGTGGTTTTTCAACGGCCTGGCGAACATGATCTTCCGTATCTTTAAATTGCCAATGGTACGTAAAGATGACATCACATCTGATGACATCTACGCAGTCGTGGAGGCCGGTGCGCTGGCTGGGGTATTGCGTAAACAGGAACACGAACTGATCGAAAACGTGTTTGAACTGGAATCCCGTACCGTGCCGTCTTCCATGACGCCGCGTGAAAACGTGATTTGGTTCGATCTCCATGAAGATGAGCAAAGCCTGAAGAATAAAGTGGCGGAGCATCCGCACTCGAAATTCCTCGTCTGTAATGAAGATATCGATCACATTATCGGTTATGTCGATTCAAAAGATCTGCTGAACCGCGTGCTGGCCAATCAAAGCCTGGCACTGAACAGCGGCGTGCAAATTCGCAATACGCTGATCGTGCCTGATACGCTGACCCTCTCTGAGGCGCTGGAAAGTTTTAAAGCTGCGGGTGAAGACTTTGCGGTAATCATGAACGAGTACGCACTGGTGGTGGGGATCATCACCCTCAACGACGTGATGACCACGTTGATGGGCGATCTGGTCGGTCAGGGGCTGGAAGAACAGATTGTGGCGCGTGATGAGAATTCATGGCTAATCGATGGCGGTACGCCGATTGACGACGTGATGCGCGTGCTGGATATCGACGAGTTCCCGCAGTCGGGCAACTACGAAACCATCGGCGGCTTTATGATGTTTATGTTGCGTAAGATCCCGAAACGCACTGATTCGGTGAAGTTCTCCGGTTACAAATTTGAAGTGGTGGATATTGATAACTACCGCATCGACCAGCTACTGGTTACGCGAATCGACAGTAAAGCCACCGCCCTTTCGCCAAAACTGCCTGACGCCAAAGATAAAGAAGAAAGCGTCGCATAA
- a CDS encoding DUF1107 domain-containing protein, with amino-acid sequence MKIFQRYNPLQVAKYVKILFRGRLYIKDVGAFEFDKGKILIPKVKDKLHLSVMSEVNRQVMRLQTEMA; translated from the coding sequence ATGAAAATTTTCCAACGGTACAACCCACTTCAGGTGGCGAAGTACGTGAAGATCCTGTTCCGTGGACGGTTATACATCAAGGACGTTGGCGCTTTTGAATTTGATAAGGGTAAGATTCTTATCCCAAAAGTGAAGGATAAACTGCATTTGTCAGTGATGTCCGAAGTTAACCGTCAGGTTATGCGTCTGCAAACAGAGATGGCTTAA